A single window of Leptospira semungkisensis DNA harbors:
- a CDS encoding biotin--[acetyl-CoA-carboxylase] ligase — MSFRLLEPDRGIYLSEANSTNTLLKGKEYPPGTWVLAEFQSAGRGRKGRTWSILGEEPFIFSGKFRSTEALSSPSLFSLFVGVAVLKTILNVYPSVSKRDAKIKWPNDIYVDDKKVCGILIETEKEGNDWDWIVGIGINLFGKEIPDYLSEAGFVSGEPSEQGRRKKFLEALLPNLNDSALALSDGEDRIKFINDRLLWKGEAIAWNENGSPQTGTLLGINEEGKLLVRTPVGNTIEFIDSPEDFRSLG, encoded by the coding sequence ATGTCTTTTCGACTCCTTGAACCCGACAGAGGGATATATCTCTCGGAAGCAAATTCCACAAATACCCTCCTAAAAGGAAAAGAATATCCCCCAGGGACCTGGGTGCTCGCCGAATTTCAATCCGCTGGGCGGGGAAGAAAGGGTAGAACCTGGTCAATCCTGGGAGAAGAGCCCTTTATTTTCTCAGGAAAGTTCCGCTCTACTGAGGCCTTATCTTCCCCCAGTCTATTCTCCCTATTTGTGGGAGTTGCCGTCTTGAAAACAATACTGAATGTTTATCCTTCAGTCAGTAAGAGAGATGCCAAGATCAAATGGCCCAACGATATTTATGTAGATGACAAGAAAGTTTGCGGCATACTCATCGAGACCGAGAAAGAAGGAAACGATTGGGATTGGATTGTAGGAATTGGGATCAACCTATTCGGAAAAGAAATCCCCGATTATCTTTCGGAAGCAGGCTTCGTAAGCGGTGAGCCTTCCGAACAAGGAAGAAGAAAGAAATTCCTAGAAGCACTTCTTCCAAACCTAAACGATTCCGCATTGGCATTATCGGATGGAGAAGACAGGATCAAATTCATCAACGATAGATTACTCTGGAAAGGAGAAGCGATCGCCTGGAATGAAAACGGTTCTCCGCAGACTGGCACTCTATTAGGTATCAACGAAGAAGGAAAATTATTGGTTCGAACGCCGGTCGGAAATACGATCGAATTCATTGACAGTCCTGAGGATTTTAGGTCCCTGGGATAG
- a CDS encoding type III pantothenate kinase: MILVIDVGNTNTVFGIYENGSKEPIFHRRTVTRRDRTSDEMGLYLKGFLREFEIDSSHIVGGIYSSVVPQLNPILERMIHDWFRIEPIRVQYQMNLPFGIVYPRPFEIGADRLVNAAAAVKDHPGKSIIIDLGTATTFCVVDDTPNYLGGVIAPGLKGSMDALTRNTAQLPPIVFQAPSKILGDSTIESIQAGFFFGWIGLLEGIIREIRAAYGKDYIVIGTGGLVTTIHAANPKIFDKIEPLLTLRGLQILYEENAK; this comes from the coding sequence ATGATTTTAGTAATCGACGTTGGAAATACGAACACCGTTTTCGGGATCTATGAAAATGGTTCCAAAGAACCTATCTTTCACAGACGCACAGTTACAAGAAGGGACAGAACCTCCGATGAGATGGGACTGTATTTGAAAGGTTTCCTAAGAGAATTTGAAATCGATAGTTCTCATATTGTAGGCGGGATCTATTCCTCAGTCGTTCCCCAATTAAATCCGATCTTAGAAAGAATGATCCACGATTGGTTCCGAATAGAACCAATCCGAGTTCAATACCAAATGAACCTTCCCTTCGGTATTGTATATCCTAGGCCGTTTGAAATCGGAGCGGACAGACTCGTAAATGCTGCCGCAGCAGTAAAAGATCATCCAGGAAAATCCATCATCATAGATCTCGGGACCGCGACCACATTCTGCGTGGTAGACGATACTCCGAATTATCTCGGAGGAGTGATTGCTCCCGGATTAAAAGGATCCATGGATGCTCTCACTAGAAATACTGCTCAACTTCCTCCTATCGTGTTCCAAGCTCCCTCAAAGATCTTAGGAGATTCAACGATCGAGTCTATCCAAGCAGGCTTCTTCTTTGGTTGGATTGGATTGCTTGAAGGAATCATCCGAGAGATACGCGCTGCTTACGGAAAAGATTATATTGTAATCGGCACAGGCGGATTAGTTACGACAATTCATGCTGCGAATCCTAAGATATTCGATAAGATAGAACCATTACTCACATTAAGAGGATTGCAGATCCTTTACGAAGAAAACGCGAAATGA
- the crcB gene encoding fluoride efflux transporter CrcB produces MNLVYVGLGGFLGSVARYLIHLWLAKESGAFPISTLLVNVLGSLLIGLFYGLSQNKIGEEIRLFATVGFCGGFTTFSTFALENLKALEAANYIQFSLYTIMSLVLCLVAVFFGAYLTK; encoded by the coding sequence ATGAATTTAGTTTACGTTGGCTTGGGAGGATTTTTAGGTTCGGTCGCTCGATACCTGATCCATCTCTGGCTTGCTAAAGAATCCGGTGCTTTTCCGATTTCTACATTGCTAGTCAATGTTTTAGGATCCTTGTTGATCGGTCTTTTTTATGGACTCAGCCAAAACAAGATAGGAGAAGAAATCCGACTCTTTGCAACTGTCGGTTTTTGCGGAGGATTCACTACCTTCTCCACATTCGCTCTAGAAAATCTGAAAGCGCTCGAAGCCGCAAATTACATTCAATTTTCATTATATACAATAATGAGCTTGGTCCTTTGTTTGGTTGCAGTCTTCTTCGGAGCATATCTAACCAAATAA
- a CDS encoding WG repeat-containing protein gives MRFSLFIVLVFGSILGGCSKNEPLVSFQENDLYGYKDKNGRIKIQAQYQQAYDFNENGVGFSFGKEGWVCIDPENRILLHPFPFENGPDYFSEGLARFVEGNKFGFFDPSCKKVISASYDFAHSIQQGFAIVCNGCSLVKEEEHSRIQGGKYGLIDTTGKAVIPLEYDSISEVDPSSGTVQATQGKLKKEIKLP, from the coding sequence ATGCGATTTTCTTTATTTATAGTTCTGGTTTTCGGTTCGATCTTAGGAGGCTGTTCCAAAAACGAACCGCTGGTCTCCTTTCAGGAGAACGATTTGTACGGTTACAAGGATAAGAACGGAAGAATAAAGATCCAGGCCCAGTATCAGCAGGCCTACGATTTTAATGAAAATGGAGTCGGTTTTTCCTTTGGTAAGGAAGGATGGGTTTGCATCGATCCGGAAAATCGTATCCTACTGCATCCTTTTCCTTTCGAAAACGGACCTGACTATTTTTCCGAAGGTTTGGCGAGGTTTGTAGAAGGAAACAAATTCGGTTTCTTTGATCCTTCCTGTAAGAAAGTAATTTCAGCCTCTTATGATTTCGCGCATTCCATCCAACAAGGTTTTGCGATCGTATGTAACGGTTGCTCCTTAGTAAAAGAAGAAGAGCATTCTCGGATCCAAGGCGGGAAGTACGGGCTTATCGATACGACAGGTAAAGCGGTAATTCCATTGGAGTATGATTCTATTTCCGAAGTCGATCCGAGTTCGGGAACAGTTCAGGCGACCCAAGGGAAATTGAAAAAAGAGATCAAACTTCCTTAG
- a CDS encoding crossover junction endodeoxyribonuclease RuvC: MKILGIDPGSHRLGYAVLQKEKSHIKVLTYGTIEVPPGTKSPVNLIAIRRQLDAILDEYHPDLASVEELFFAKNRTTAAKVYESRGVVLLTLGEHNVPVVEPTASQIKKGTTGSGTADKKGIKSALKLLLGLADLTGHDDSWDAIASAYVGIAMSGSFGKR, from the coding sequence ATGAAAATTTTAGGTATAGATCCAGGCTCTCATCGTTTAGGCTATGCCGTCCTCCAAAAGGAAAAATCCCATATCAAGGTTCTGACTTACGGAACCATAGAAGTTCCTCCTGGCACAAAGAGTCCTGTCAACCTGATCGCTATTCGAAGACAATTGGATGCGATCTTGGATGAATATCATCCGGATCTTGCCTCCGTTGAGGAATTATTCTTCGCTAAGAATAGGACCACTGCGGCCAAAGTCTACGAGTCGAGAGGAGTTGTTCTTCTTACATTAGGAGAACATAATGTTCCTGTGGTAGAGCCTACAGCGTCCCAGATCAAGAAGGGAACGACAGGCAGCGGTACTGCGGACAAGAAAGGTATAAAATCCGCTTTAAAATTATTGCTCGGGCTCGCGGATCTAACTGGCCATGACGATTCTTGGGACGCGATCGCGTCTGCGTATGTTGGCATAGCTATGAGCGGTTCTTTCGGAAAGAGATGA
- a CDS encoding YebC/PmpR family DNA-binding transcriptional regulator, producing MSGHSKWATIKRKKDAIDSKRGAIFTKVVKEITVAARMGGGDVNTNPRLRLAVLKAKASNMPKDNIERAVKKGTGELEGVVYEECLYECFGPGGTAIMVEAVTDKKSRTTPEIKSILTKLGGSLATTGSVSRLFERKGVIVIPSGQISEESLFELAVGAGAEDVQNEGDVFRIVTAPDDYEAVQTALNEKDVKAEESEIKFVALASTEVSDKETAEKVMKLIDNLETHDDVQSVNSNFELSPELEKEFG from the coding sequence ATGTCCGGTCATAGTAAATGGGCAACGATTAAACGCAAAAAAGACGCGATCGATTCTAAAAGAGGCGCGATTTTTACTAAGGTAGTTAAAGAAATCACTGTTGCAGCGCGAATGGGCGGGGGCGACGTAAACACGAACCCAAGGCTCCGACTCGCAGTCCTGAAAGCGAAGGCTTCGAATATGCCCAAAGACAATATCGAAAGGGCAGTCAAGAAAGGGACTGGAGAATTAGAAGGCGTAGTCTACGAAGAATGTTTGTACGAATGCTTTGGTCCAGGTGGAACCGCAATCATGGTAGAAGCGGTGACCGACAAAAAGTCTAGAACCACTCCCGAGATCAAAAGCATTTTAACGAAACTAGGTGGTTCTCTCGCAACCACAGGTAGCGTTAGTCGCCTTTTTGAAAGAAAAGGTGTGATCGTAATCCCTTCCGGCCAAATTTCGGAAGAGTCACTCTTTGAACTGGCAGTAGGCGCAGGCGCCGAGGATGTTCAGAACGAGGGTGACGTTTTTAGGATCGTTACTGCTCCAGACGACTATGAAGCGGTTCAGACTGCTTTGAACGAAAAAGATGTTAAGGCAGAAGAGTCCGAAATTAAGTTCGTTGCGCTTGCGAGCACCGAAGTTTCCGACAAAGAAACCGCAGAGAAGGTCATGAAGTTGATCGATAATTTGGAAACTCATGATGATGTCCAAAGCGTAAACTCCAACTTTGAACTTTCTCCTGAGTTGGAGAAGGAATTCGGATAA
- a CDS encoding LytR/AlgR family response regulator transcription factor, with translation MRILIVEDDLLSARCLEILVKEFLGERDPSISCIQDLEIAKSFIRENSLDLLFLDINLQGKMGFQLLESESKSFFQTIIVSSERDNAVKAFEFSALDFLPKPITRERFRIAMERFLSFSSNSFLPKGIILKKEEGIDLIEPEEILFARSERNYTRIFTKNGKVEKVRKTLDQLQKELEIHGFYRAHRSYLVRLDGVRKILFNGPSSYRLLLATDHSIPVSRSQGPRLLSIFKNSNNKVLGLP, from the coding sequence ATGCGGATCCTAATTGTAGAAGACGACCTTTTATCTGCCCGTTGCTTAGAGATATTAGTTAAAGAATTCTTAGGCGAAAGAGATCCTTCTATCTCTTGCATCCAAGATCTTGAGATTGCTAAATCATTCATCCGAGAAAATTCTTTAGATCTTCTTTTCCTGGACATCAATCTGCAGGGAAAAATGGGATTTCAACTCTTGGAGTCAGAGAGCAAAAGCTTCTTCCAAACCATCATAGTATCTTCCGAAAGAGACAATGCAGTAAAGGCATTCGAATTCTCCGCTTTGGATTTTTTACCTAAGCCAATCACAAGAGAAAGATTTAGGATCGCTATGGAAAGATTTCTCTCCTTTTCATCTAATTCATTCTTACCAAAGGGGATTATTCTTAAAAAAGAAGAAGGAATAGATCTCATCGAACCGGAAGAGATCCTATTTGCTAGATCCGAGAGAAATTACACTCGGATCTTTACTAAGAACGGAAAAGTGGAGAAGGTTCGCAAAACTCTAGATCAACTTCAAAAAGAATTGGAGATCCACGGTTTTTATCGAGCTCATCGAAGTTATCTAGTTCGTTTAGACGGAGTAAGAAAGATACTATTCAACGGCCCTTCTTCCTATCGATTGCTCTTAGCCACAGATCATAGCATTCCTGTTAGCAGATCCCAAGGACCGAGACTTCTTTCTATATTCAAAAATTCGAATAATAAGGTTCTCGGTCTGCCATGA
- a CDS encoding sensor histidine kinase has protein sequence MRKHFQILEELKKNEEFVRSAYFEVYLIFRYLFPFLCIAYIPFALLDWRDFLQDYTNLPLMIYNSIFLPGCLLFTILLNFPILGNDFKTRKWVAVAATTFLTFSGTAMNLIIFKFGTDLSLFAFTQLGIAVLLRYPDMTKTLIYMLNYAVFLFCLFYLDRASSFLIQNFSFMLIMTVLMDRISFLTKVNSFHKEQSIRELNRKLVMESVKKSEILRIAIHDLKSPVTGILSLVGLYTREPSPALSLDHLGKSYVEPPEVLDHIDRTSRKILESIEDILFLASSSLESETIEGKSQNLNPELLLRSVASNLDFLFSSKHIRIEDELSGFPFAFYANPQILYRVFDNILSNAAKFSPPGSRILLSSKLRETLEENVLLIYIEDSGPGFQPQDEKDMFREFSILSAKPTGPESSSGIGLALAKKLLDRMGIRIRLSNSDRTEGARVLLEFPQSKAK, from the coding sequence ATGAGAAAGCATTTTCAGATCTTGGAGGAGCTCAAGAAGAATGAAGAGTTCGTTCGCTCGGCATACTTTGAAGTATATTTGATATTTAGATATCTTTTCCCCTTCTTATGTATCGCTTATATTCCCTTTGCACTCCTTGATTGGAGAGATTTTTTACAGGATTATACTAATCTTCCCTTGATGATCTATAATTCTATTTTCCTTCCTGGATGTTTGCTCTTTACGATCCTTCTGAATTTTCCAATTTTAGGAAACGATTTCAAGACCAGAAAATGGGTCGCCGTTGCCGCAACAACCTTCCTAACATTCAGCGGAACCGCGATGAACTTGATCATTTTTAAGTTTGGGACGGACCTTTCTCTATTTGCATTCACACAACTCGGGATCGCTGTTCTTCTTCGTTATCCAGATATGACCAAGACTCTCATCTATATGCTGAACTATGCAGTCTTTTTGTTCTGCTTGTTCTATTTGGATCGGGCTTCTTCCTTTCTCATCCAAAATTTTTCCTTTATGCTGATCATGACTGTCCTTATGGACAGGATCAGTTTTCTAACAAAGGTGAACTCATTTCATAAGGAGCAATCCATTCGTGAGTTAAACAGAAAGCTTGTAATGGAATCCGTAAAAAAATCCGAGATCCTAAGGATAGCGATCCACGATCTGAAAAGCCCGGTCACTGGAATCTTAAGCTTAGTCGGTTTATATACGAGAGAGCCGAGTCCTGCTTTGTCCTTGGATCATTTAGGAAAATCTTATGTAGAACCTCCTGAAGTGTTGGATCATATCGATAGGACTTCCAGAAAGATTCTGGAATCGATAGAAGATATTTTGTTTCTGGCAAGCTCTTCTCTCGAAAGTGAAACCATTGAAGGAAAGAGTCAAAATCTCAATCCGGAGCTACTACTTCGCTCTGTCGCTTCTAATCTAGATTTCCTTTTTTCCTCCAAACATATCAGGATAGAAGACGAACTTTCCGGTTTTCCTTTTGCATTCTATGCGAATCCTCAGATTCTATATAGAGTATTCGACAATATCCTAAGCAATGCGGCCAAATTCTCTCCTCCCGGCTCCCGTATTCTTCTCTCCAGCAAACTCAGAGAAACTTTAGAAGAAAATGTTTTACTAATATATATAGAAGACTCCGGCCCAGGATTCCAACCCCAAGACGAAAAAGACATGTTCAGAGAATTTTCAATTCTCTCAGCGAAGCCAACCGGTCCCGAATCCTCCAGTGGGATCGGCCTGGCTCTTGCGAAAAAACTATTGGATCGGATGGGGATCCGAATCCGACTGAGCAACTCCGATCGCACGGAAGGGGCTCGGGTACTTCTAGAATTCCCGCAATCAAAAGCGAAATAG
- a CDS encoding pectin acetylesterase-family hydrolase, with translation MQDVKRIWFRASVLALLFIAWACAPDRQTNSNEELALLSGLVDQKEPRFSEAASGAGEMKAQNALDDLTSLVYGSYDVVYIPGAVCSNGSPYKIFVDRADGILDWILGNSSRLLVYFEPGGACWDYASCTGQTGIRGAANPNGIPDNYMNFGDFIDPNKPGGSPNAAISPIVLKNNPTGQNVKTSSWNKVFIPYCTGDVYSGNKVVTYTDPTGQNPPVTYRHVGAPNMELVINWLKANFNKPKEMMVSGCSAGGTGSLINYHFIRKALSPSMSYLLNDSGPIFPAPGYGNQWPLQQKIRDAWNTDYFVNKAQADFSGIDIKSDYGKISEALAQKYPKDKLSITLFRRDANYSMYSYARFYGLDENNPADKEYIISTLWAQDIENLKAQYDRYPNLKYFIPYYRSINESHCTSIVEFTGTEIGNTGITLGTFISDYLLGSSTFQSFFEAVNPDDANVTDFWFALVNLLL, from the coding sequence ATGCAAGATGTGAAGAGAATTTGGTTCCGTGCATCGGTCTTAGCGTTATTGTTCATCGCTTGGGCTTGTGCGCCGGATCGCCAAACGAATAGTAACGAAGAGCTGGCCTTATTGTCCGGCTTAGTCGATCAGAAAGAGCCAAGATTCTCCGAGGCCGCTAGCGGTGCCGGAGAAATGAAAGCGCAAAACGCGTTAGACGATCTTACAAGCTTAGTCTACGGATCTTATGATGTTGTGTATATTCCCGGAGCAGTTTGTAGCAACGGGTCTCCATATAAGATCTTCGTGGATCGAGCCGACGGTATCCTAGATTGGATCCTAGGTAATTCGAGTAGACTTCTCGTTTACTTCGAGCCTGGAGGAGCTTGCTGGGACTATGCAAGTTGCACTGGACAGACTGGGATTAGAGGAGCCGCAAATCCAAACGGTATTCCGGACAATTATATGAATTTCGGAGATTTCATAGATCCAAATAAACCTGGTGGAAGTCCGAACGCCGCTATCTCTCCAATCGTATTAAAGAATAACCCGACCGGCCAGAATGTGAAGACCTCTTCATGGAATAAGGTCTTTATTCCTTACTGCACCGGAGACGTATATTCTGGAAATAAAGTGGTGACTTATACGGATCCTACGGGGCAGAACCCTCCTGTTACATACAGACATGTGGGTGCACCCAACATGGAACTTGTGATCAATTGGTTAAAGGCAAACTTCAACAAGCCTAAGGAGATGATGGTTTCTGGTTGTAGCGCCGGAGGAACCGGATCTCTGATCAATTATCACTTCATTAGAAAAGCTTTAAGTCCTAGCATGAGTTATCTATTGAACGACTCTGGACCGATCTTCCCTGCGCCTGGATATGGCAATCAATGGCCTTTGCAACAAAAGATCAGAGACGCTTGGAATACGGACTATTTCGTGAACAAGGCTCAGGCAGATTTTTCAGGTATCGATATCAAATCCGATTACGGAAAGATCAGCGAAGCCTTAGCTCAGAAATATCCTAAGGATAAGTTGTCGATCACTCTCTTCCGAAGGGATGCCAATTATTCTATGTATTCGTACGCAAGATTCTACGGCTTGGATGAAAACAACCCGGCAGACAAGGAATACATTATCTCCACTCTATGGGCTCAGGACATAGAGAATTTGAAGGCTCAGTACGATCGATATCCGAACCTGAAGTATTTCATTCCATATTATAGAAGTATCAATGAAAGTCATTGCACTTCTATCGTGGAATTTACTGGAACGGAAATCGGAAACACTGGAATTACATTAGGTACATTCATATCGGATTACCTATTAGGAAGTTCCACCTTCCAAAGCTTCTTTGAAGCTGTGAACCCTGACGACGCAAATGTGACCGATTTCTGGTTCGCATTAGTTAACCTTCTTCTCTAA
- a CDS encoding bile acid:sodium symporter family protein, protein MQFGVVEKALLPTLLAIVMLGMGFGLAISDFKRIFTTPLQTLVGTLGHFVIMPLAAYAVVLLLGLEYELALGVILVGSCPSGTTSNLINYLAKGDVALAVVITSLSTLLCPILTPIIVTFFGSLLDSSGGKVMEISFLEMLKTVIVIIVVPITIGMSVKRKFPRFAEMIEKPYKIFSILFLVFVVVFVTYKNRDEFWNMVTLVGLAVILHNTFGFAVGYLLPKLLRLGERQSRTISIEVAIQNTTLGMTLAIQFFGPKVALPSAIFSIWMYITGLVMALVWSRVLPLPEEKTA, encoded by the coding sequence ATGCAATTCGGTGTGGTAGAAAAAGCATTATTACCTACTCTCTTAGCCATCGTCATGCTGGGAATGGGTTTCGGCCTGGCGATTTCTGATTTCAAAAGGATCTTTACGACACCGTTGCAAACGTTAGTCGGAACTCTTGGCCATTTTGTCATTATGCCTTTGGCTGCTTACGCAGTGGTCCTTCTTCTTGGATTGGAATATGAATTGGCCTTAGGAGTGATCTTGGTCGGCTCTTGTCCGAGCGGAACAACTTCGAATCTGATCAATTATCTTGCCAAAGGAGATGTTGCTCTTGCGGTAGTGATCACTTCTCTTTCTACTTTGCTTTGTCCGATCCTTACTCCTATCATAGTCACTTTCTTCGGTTCTCTTTTGGATTCTTCCGGAGGGAAGGTAATGGAGATCTCCTTTTTGGAAATGCTAAAGACTGTGATCGTCATCATAGTAGTCCCGATTACGATTGGAATGAGTGTGAAACGCAAATTTCCTCGATTTGCCGAGATGATAGAAAAGCCTTATAAGATCTTTTCTATTCTATTCTTGGTCTTCGTAGTAGTATTCGTTACCTATAAAAATCGTGACGAATTCTGGAACATGGTCACCCTCGTGGGACTCGCGGTGATCTTACATAATACTTTCGGGTTCGCAGTCGGTTATCTGCTTCCTAAACTTCTTCGCTTAGGAGAAAGACAGTCCCGCACGATCTCTATAGAAGTCGCGATTCAGAATACCACTTTGGGAATGACATTAGCGATTCAATTCTTCGGTCCAAAGGTCGCTCTTCCTTCTGCGATCTTTAGCATTTGGATGTACATTACAGGACTCGTGATGGCCTTGGTTTGGTCGAGGGTGCTGCCTTTGCCTGAGGAAAAGACCGCTTAA
- a CDS encoding sodium:solute symporter family protein: MFSLIDWILILAYILFAFSTGILLSSKAGESLSSYFVADRKLPWWWLGTSMVATTFAADTPLVITGMVAQDGVSGNWLWWSWAIGYLIITVFFAASWRKAEVLTDVEFVELRYSGKGAAILRAAKAFFLSILFNSIILGWVFKAMSKITAPFLDWSSLLGEATFHSIQSLWPDFLLLGDLNTTLTVFVLFSVVVFYSSMGGIQGVILTDLFQFALGIAGAVVFSIFAIQYVGGLEGLYSKLESIYPGRAESIVSFWPRFGEGDQGLPIQVFLIFIGVQWWIQYHSDGSGYLAQRMHTAKTPKDAELGSLWFNIANFILRTWPWVLTGLVCLVVFPLDKADLFRPEGILVQSDREIAYPVLMKVVLPAGVLGLVFVSLMAAFMSTADTHINWGASYLVNDLYLRFIKPNAENKETVLAGRIAVVLMAAIAVLVAAQMQSIGSAWKFFLAMASGLGLPQILRWIWWRANAWTELSGMATALILSLLLYPSFPEVRSDYLLFWTALGSVIVSILVTFLTPPVSDNVLDSFVKRLHPFGFWGKWGGEVARTAFYQRVKIWLVSILSLYSGLFGIGYLLRLDFVQGFVYLFVGLFSGIYVWHLWKKKDSPAS, from the coding sequence ATTTTTTCTCTGATCGACTGGATACTCATCCTTGCTTACATTCTATTTGCTTTCTCTACGGGGATCCTTCTTTCCTCCAAGGCGGGAGAAAGCCTGAGTTCCTACTTCGTTGCGGATAGAAAACTTCCTTGGTGGTGGCTCGGTACATCCATGGTGGCAACCACATTCGCCGCAGACACTCCCTTGGTCATCACTGGAATGGTGGCACAGGATGGAGTAAGTGGGAACTGGCTCTGGTGGAGTTGGGCGATCGGATATCTGATCATCACAGTCTTCTTTGCAGCTTCTTGGAGAAAGGCCGAAGTCCTTACCGACGTAGAGTTCGTAGAGCTAAGATACTCTGGAAAAGGTGCAGCAATCCTTCGAGCGGCCAAGGCATTTTTCTTAAGTATCTTATTCAATTCGATCATTTTGGGCTGGGTTTTCAAGGCAATGTCCAAGATCACTGCTCCTTTCTTGGATTGGAGTTCTCTATTAGGAGAAGCTACATTTCACTCTATACAATCCTTGTGGCCCGACTTTCTTTTATTAGGAGATTTGAATACAACTCTCACAGTGTTCGTTCTATTCTCCGTCGTTGTTTTTTATAGTAGTATGGGAGGGATCCAAGGAGTCATTCTTACCGATCTATTCCAATTTGCCTTGGGAATTGCAGGTGCAGTCGTATTCTCTATATTCGCCATCCAATACGTAGGTGGATTAGAAGGTCTATATTCTAAATTGGAATCCATCTATCCAGGAAGAGCAGAGTCTATCGTATCCTTTTGGCCAAGATTCGGAGAAGGGGATCAGGGATTACCAATTCAAGTATTTCTAATATTTATCGGAGTGCAATGGTGGATCCAGTATCATTCCGACGGTTCCGGGTATCTGGCTCAAAGAATGCATACTGCAAAGACTCCTAAGGATGCGGAACTAGGATCTCTTTGGTTTAATATAGCTAATTTTATTTTAAGAACTTGGCCTTGGGTTTTAACAGGGCTTGTTTGCCTGGTCGTATTTCCTTTAGATAAAGCAGATCTATTTCGCCCAGAAGGAATATTAGTACAATCTGATAGAGAGATTGCGTATCCGGTTCTTATGAAAGTGGTTCTACCTGCAGGAGTGCTTGGTCTTGTATTTGTAAGCTTAATGGCAGCATTCATGTCCACTGCGGACACTCATATCAACTGGGGAGCCAGCTACCTAGTCAATGACCTCTATCTTAGATTCATAAAACCGAATGCAGAGAACAAAGAGACTGTTCTTGCGGGAAGGATCGCCGTTGTTCTCATGGCTGCGATCGCAGTACTCGTCGCTGCTCAAATGCAATCCATAGGCTCCGCTTGGAAATTCTTCTTAGCAATGGCATCCGGGCTAGGGTTGCCTCAGATCCTAAGATGGATCTGGTGGAGAGCGAATGCATGGACCGAATTATCCGGAATGGCTACAGCTCTCATTCTTTCTTTGCTACTATATCCGAGTTTTCCGGAAGTGAGATCCGATTATCTTCTCTTCTGGACTGCTTTGGGAAGTGTGATTGTCTCTATATTGGTAACTTTTCTAACTCCTCCTGTTTCGGATAACGTTCTAGATTCTTTCGTAAAAAGACTGCATCCTTTCGGCTTCTGGGGAAAATGGGGAGGGGAAGTGGCGAGAACCGCATTTTACCAAAGGGTAAAGATCTGGCTCGTTTCCATTCTATCTTTGTACTCTGGTCTCTTTGGGATCGGTTACCTTCTTCGTTTGGACTTTGTGCAAGGATTTGTCTATCTATTCGTAGGACTATTCTCCGGGATCTATGTTTGGCATCTATGGAAGAAGAAAGATTCACCTGCCTCTTAA